The DNA segment CAACCAGAGCCCAACAAGTCCGGAAGCGATTCCCAGCGGAATAGTGGTCATGATCAACAAGGGATAACCCCAGTGGGAAAAGATAGCGACCAGGACCAGATAGATAATGACGAGGGCCACCAGGTAGTTGGCGGTAAGTGATTCGCGGGTGGCCTGCAATTGGTCGCTGGCGCCGGAGATGATGATTTTTACATTGCTGGGTACGGCGCCGCTATCCAGCAGGTATGTAACCACGTCGCGTTTGACGATCTCCAGTCCCGTCTCCAAGGCGATGTTGTCTGGCGGTATGATGCTCAGGGTTACGGTGCGTTTTCCATTCACGCGGCGGATGTTGCTGGTGTCGACTGACTCCACTATTCTCGCCAGCGATGCCAGAGGCACCACGGCATTGGTAGGAGTATAGACCGGCAGACTATCCAGGCTTTCCAGCGAGGCATTGTTACCCGCACTGCTGTAGAGATAGATATCGATCTTGTCATCTTCAAGAAAGAACTCATCGACAAAGGCGCCGTCGGTCATGGCGGCGATGGTGAATCCAATGTCGGCATTGGATATACCGGACTGCGCCAGCCGTTCCCAGTTAGGCTTGATCTCGATCAAGGGTTGAGAGAGGGTCAACGAAGCGGGTTGCGAGCGGACCCTCGGTTTTTCGAAAACTTGCTTGGCGCGGGATTCGGCGCTTGCGGCAACCGCATAGATGGTCTGCAGGGAGGGGCCTGAGATGTCGAGGTTTATACTGCGAGTACCGCCGCTATTGCTGGTTATGATGGAGCCGCGTGATACGAACGAACGCATACCGACATACTTTTCATACTGCCTATCAATGGCATCCATCAGCGGCTTGATATGATTGGGGTCCTTTGGCTGAGCGATGATGCGCAGGCGGGTGGCCTGAATACTCAGATTGAAATAGGCCATGGCCGGCACCTCGGTCTCGCCACGGTCAAATCGGCTCGGGTCGTGCTCCAGGAAGGGCATGAAATACTCCTGCACTTCATGGCCGATGCGCGTCATGGTTTCGAGATTGTAGCCGGTGGGCGGACTCATGCTGGCAAACAGCTTCGGCTCCTCTCCTTCCGGCAGGTATTCAGCGGGAGGTGTGAGGTAGACGATGATTGCGCCACAGATACCGATCACCACCGCGATGACGCCCAACTGATGCATGCGTGTCCCGACTATCCATTCGACACGCCTGATCAGAAATTCCCTCCAACCCACCTTGGTTGCAGACCGATGGCCCTGACTGCCCCTAAAGACGTGTGCGGCTGCCGCAGGTATCACGGCAATCGCCACCAGCATGGAGGCAATGATGGAAGCAGAGATGGCGATGGCTACATCGGAATACAACTGCCCCGCCTCTTCGGCGATAAACACGATGGGCACGAATACCAGCACCGTGGTCAGGGTCGAGGCGAGCACCGCTGGCCAGACCTTGCGCACCCCGTCAACGGCAGCCTGCCATCGGTCCAGCCCCTTGCGCCATGACAGTTCGATGCTTTCCAGCACCACGATACTGTTATCCAGAGTCATGCCGATGGCGAAAGCCACCCCGGCCAATGAGATGACATTGATGGTGCGATCCGCCAGGATGAGGCCCGTAAAAGCGGCGATGGTACAGATTGGTATGCCCATCACCCCGATCAGTGTCGCCTTGCCTGTGCGCAGGAACAGAAACATGACGATACTGGCCAATATTGCCCCGATAAGCAGATTCGTCCAGACGTTATGGATCGAGGCCTCTACATAACCCACGTCATCCGCCACTAGAAACATCTGCATGCCCGCGGGTTTGAGCACCTCTTCGTTTATGGCCTCAACCTCCGGCATCATGGCGCGCTTGATGTCAATGACATTGGAACCTGCTTGACGTCGTACCGACATGCCGATCACCGGACTGCCGTCCGTATAAGAGTAACGGGTGATCTCGAAATGGCCGAGCCGAATCTCCGCAATCTCACCGAGACGGGTCAGGGCATCACCCTCATGGTCAATAATCACCTCTTTCAGATCTTCGACGTCACGAACACGCCCGATGGTACGCAGCAGATAACGCCGTTTGCCTGATTCGATCTCGCCGCCGGAGACGTCACGATTTCGCTGTTGAATGGCATAGCGCACTTGCGCCACGGTGAGATTGCGTTCGGCGAGTCGAGCAGGATCGACCAGTATCTGAATTTGTCGTTCGGCACCGCCGTAGACAGAGATTTCCGACACGCCTGGCACCGTTTCCATTCGCACGGCCACATGGTCCCGTATGAAATCCTGCATGGGGATCATGTTCAGGTTGCGCGGATTGCCCGGTAAGGGCGTAACCCGGAAATACATGAAGGAGTTGGCTGAAAAGGAGGTGGCGTAGATGCGCGGTTCATCCACGTTATTGGGATAAGAGGGCACGCGGCTCAGCGCGTTGATTACTTCGATCAGGGTATCGTTAAGGTTAATACCGAATGGGAACTCCAGTTCGACATGGGCGCGACCAAAGGAGGCGGAGGAGACGATGCGCTGCAGTCCGCGCACGCTGCGCAAGTGCTCTTCCTGTTCGATGAGAACCTCTTTCTCGACATCCTGCGGAGTAGCGCCTGGCCAGTTGGTGCGGATGGAGATGGTGCGAACCTCCAGATCGGGGATCATTTGCACCGGTATTTTCAAGGCGGCGACGATCCCCAGCACGACCACGATGAGCGTGCCCACAGCGATCAGAATTCCGTGTTTGACCATGGCTTCGAACATGACTCTTTCCAGTGGCCTCTTTATTCCTCACCCTTGATGATCACACGCTGCCCGTCGCGCAACGCTTCATTGCCTTGCACTACAACGGTGGTATCGGCGGCCAAGCCGTTGGTGATAGTGACCTTGCCGTTGAAACTCAAACCGGTTTGAACCTGTTGTTCAGAGACCGTGGCGCTTTCTCCTTTCTGATTGACCGCCCAAACGGTGACACGACCGTCTGGGTAGCGTATCAATGCATCACGATGAATCACGACACCTCGAGTCCCGGTATTCAATCGCAGCACCGCACTGGCAGACATTCCCGGCGCCAGCTTCACCTGGAGATCGTCCAGCGTTGCCCGAATCAGAAAGGTGCGAGTGCCGGGGTCGGTGACCGGGACAATAGTTTCGATCACGCCATCAAATGTTCGCCCAGGCAGCGCATCCAAGCTGATTAGGATCTTGGTGGACTTATCCAGTTTGGCGTAAACGGACTGCGGGACCTGGAAATCGATGCGCAGTCCCTCAGTAGCGATCAATTCGGCGACGGTGTCACCCGGCTGAATCCATTCGCCCTGTTCGACCAGTCTGCGACTGATGACGCCGGCGAAAGGCGCTATCAGCCTGTGTCGTTTCAGTTGCGCCGCCTGGCGTTGCTGCTCTGCCTGGAAACGCTTTACTCCAGCACTGTCAATGCGAACCTCAGCCGCCAGCGACTCGATTTCATTGACCGACACGCTGTGGCGCTTGGCCAGCACCTTGGCATCGTTCAAACGGCGCTTGGCGTCCTCCAATTCCTGGATCGCACTTTCCGTTGCCGCGCGAGCCGCCGCCAGGGAAAGCCTGTCCAGCTCCGAGTTGAGCTGCAGGATTTCATCACCGGCCCGCACCTGGTCGCCTATCTCGATTGAGATACGCTCAACGATACCGCTCACCTCAGTCGATAGTTTGGCAATACGTGCCGAGACTACGCTGCCGGTTATTGGAACCTCTTCGATTAGAGCGACCTCCTCGGCTGAATCCACCAGAACCATCGGACCGCTCTGTTGAGCAAATGCTGGGTTCGCGCAAATGAATGCCATTAACGCCAAGAATCGTCTCAAAACAAAGAGACCTGTCTGGTACCGATTTTGTTGCGGAATATCCATATGACCTTGGCCGGGGGAACAATGATATGACTTCATAAATATATCACCGAAGCTCGAAAATAGAGCCTTGTTTTGCTAATGGAATAATTTGATTTCTCATGGACTTAATCGTTTTAAATATCTCCCGTCTGCTGAAATCAGCTGAGTCCAGCTGACATTTGTGTCTAGTATGACGCACCACACTAGATTGCTCCCTGGCCGATGAAAACTTGAGGCAAATCAGTGCAGCTTCTCCTTCAGGAATTGGCTGAAAAGCGCCCATGATTTGCGGTCTGCCTCCTCCCGGTATCGATCGGATCCAAATACAGTGAAAGCGTGCGGTGCTCCGCTGTAGGTAACCATTTGGTGACTGATTCCTGCCGCTTCCAACTCATTTGCCAGTGACGCAAACTGGTCCATGGGGATATTGCTGTCGGCACTGCCATGCATCACCAGAATCTCACCCCGGGTAGTCGAATAGTCCTGGCCGCTCGGTGTTTTCAATCCGCCATGAAAAGTGGCAAAACCCTTCAGACCCACTCCGGACCGGGCCAGCTCCAACACGGCCGCACCGCCAAAACAATAACCCATCGCAACGGCATTGTCCGTATTTGCTCCAAGTTCGGTAGCTTTTTCCAGAGCGCTGTTCATCAGCATGCGCATTTTCTTCCGGTCTTTATAGAGTTCTCCGGTATGTTGGCGTTTATCCGTCACTTCTTTTGGCCTTACCCCTGCACCGAACAGATCAGCGGCAAATACTGCATACCCCATATCGGCCAGCATGTTGGCCCGTTTGATTTCATAGTCAGTTAATCCATCCCAGTCATGGATGAGCAGTACCATCGGGGCGTCAGATTCAGGAGAGATGTAGTATCCCTCATAGGGTTTTTCATCGACATGATAGATCATGCTTTCACAATAGGCGGCATTGGTTAACATCAGCGACAGAAAAAGCGCCTCAACTGTATTTTTAATCTTATTGCGCATAACTTCTCCTCCTTAAATTAAGAATAAGCTGACGAAATATTCCTTTTCACGACCGAAGCGGTTATTTAGGTGAATCTCAGTGGGTTCCCGACAGCGGACGTTAACGGCCGCCTTCACAGGAGGCAAACTCGGAACCTGGCCGAATTTTACCGTCCTTAGTGTATGGCATTGTTAAGGCTTTTTGTCTAGCCTGTACGGCAATACCGTACATTTCGAAGGCGCCTACAATGGACACCACCACAGTAAATAAATTTAGAGAAGGATTAAAATCCTTTGTAGAACAAGTTGTTAACCACCACTTTCTGCTACGTGTAACCCGCCGAAGCGGTGCAGATTTTGTAGTGATGAGCGCAGAAGATTGGGAACGAGACCAGGAGACATTGTACGTTTTGCAAAATACCAGCCTTATGCGCCAGATCGCTGAATCAAGTACAACCAATAAAGCAGGTAAAGGATATACCCCCACGGAAGGGCAGATGGATGAGATCCTTAGTATTTTAAGGAAAAACATGGCTCGTATACGAAGATTTGCGACAACACGATAAACGTATGCACAAAAAACCTGCGCAATTTTGAAAGAAATGTTGCGCGATGATCCAACGACAGGTTTGGGGGTAGCCAGAAGCCCTTCGTCATAATCTCACTGGCTTTTGGTCGAGGCGAATTAGCCAAAAAGACAGGCTCATATATAAGTTTGACGATACATATATTTATATTTTTGCCATCGGCGGTCACTACGACACTTTATGAGACATAACGGTTTAGTTCAACGCCAAGCTCACCGGATTATTTTACGGAGAGCGTTTTTGTGAAAAAATGTAGCGCAGCGGAATGCACAAAAATGAGCGTAGTAAAATAATTCCGCGTGCAGCTTTTTTGTTAGGCATTTTTACGCCACGCTACTGCATATTTTTCATGCGTCTTTACAAACTCGTCTTTGCCGTCACAGTATGCTCCAATATCATTATTGCAATTTTTAGCAACGTCTAATTTAAGACCTGCATACTCTTTCGCGACCGTAGGATGTGCAATTAAATATTCTTTGAACGCTATGTGTCTAATAGTATTTTCTGAGTTCTTGCTAAATGCATGAATTTGGTGCGACCGTTTACTTTCACCTTTCTGAAAATAGCGGCGTCCCGAAATACCAAATTCTCCCTTACACTCGTAACCGATGGACTCAAATATTTCATTGTAGCCGTCCAGTATTTCAATTTCTTCTACCTCTAGCAATATATCAATAATTGGTTTAGCCGCAAGGCCACTTACAGCTGTGCTGCCTATATGGTGAATCCATAAATTTTTTATAGGCAGGCTTGAGATTATCAATTGCTTTTCTATCTCAAATAGACGAGGCCAATCGTCGTTATATTCAACAACTTCTATAATTCGCATAGTCTGCTTCATTACCTAACATTACCTTAGACCGCTTCTTCACTATTACTAATAGTGTAGTTGCGGCCTATCATGCGATTGAACGAATCGGTCTAGCAAGAGAAAAAATCTGGTTGATCTGGGCAGGCTGCACGAGGCTTTGATAATGAGAGTAAATATAAACGGTTTTCCCACCATCGTCCCTGACCTCATTTAATGATTGCTCTATAACTAATAGAAATGTCTATAAATACTTGATACTTATATAGACGCATATGTGCAGAGTAAAGATTATCGATGCCCTAATTAAGGCCTAGAACAAACAGGAAATCAAGCGGTTATTTGGATCTGAAATCGAACGACAGTTGGAAATGATAGGCTGCCAAAATCGTCACTCGGGCTCTGCGATTCAGAACTGTATAGATGCTATACGGATTTTCTAAAGGAAGTAACTTACAAGCAACTGACCGCCATAGGATCGATTCTCAGTGTTGGTAACTCACAGGCAGAGTTCTGTGGGTCTATCACATGCCCACGTTCTTTTCGTGCGCTGCGCATGTCGCTTGAGTAAATGGTTATATCAGCTTTTCTTATTCTACCGTCGTCGTTATCTCATCGATGACTACGTCTGCTATGGCCGAAAAGAGTCTAATGCATTGCAATATAATCATGTTCTAGAGCCACCCTGCTTCTCGCACGGGTGGCATTTATCGACGAGGGCACTCGGATCTCAGGCGATCAGTGCGCATCATTGTTGTCTGCAGGCTTGTTTGCCATGAACTCGTCGAACTCTTCCTGGTCTTTACGCCGTTTCGCATCGAAGCGAAATGAACGGAATGCCTCCGTCCGCTTCTTGATCTCCTCCTTGATCTCGCGGATGCGATCGTACTGTGTCTGCTGATACTCGTTGAATACGATGTTTTCACTATCCTTGTATGTTCCCGCATTGTTTTTTCGGAACATCTGATTCCACTTGTCGCGCACCCAACCGGGAAGCTCCTGGATTGGGTGACCCAGGATTGTCCACAACAGGACTATAAAGCCCAATGGCGGAAATAGGATGAATCCCAACACCATTGCTACGATATTCGCACCGCTCCAGTGACCGCGCCCGCACGACCCCATATGGCCATTGAAACAGTACCCGCGTGACCTGTCTGCTGCTGAATAGTCAGTTGACGACATTGTCAGTATCCTCCATTAATTTAGGGATTACAGTGGCTTGGAACATATTCCAAGGCCAGATGTAAACGCTGTTAACTTACAATTTAGATGAAATCGCGGAGTATTTCAAGGATTCCGGGAGAAAATGTTAACAATGATCACTTTTAGTGCTACATATAGATCATGAAGAAGAGAAACAGTCGCTACCATCACGGCCACCTGGCGGAGTCACTGCTCGATGCCGTTGACGAGATCGCCTCGCAGTTCGGTATTGAGGCGGTCACGCTACGGGGGTGCGCCAAACGCATCGGGGTTTCACCGGCATCCGCCTTCCGGCACTATACGGACAAGCGTGCGCTGTTGACTGTGTTTGCGACCCGGGCATTGAATCAGCTCGCCGATGCGATGGAAGCGGCTATGCTGCAGGCGCAGGAAAAGGGTGACGATGCGCTGCATGCTGTCTGCATGGCATATGTCCGCTTTGCCTTGACCAAGCCGGCTTTTTTCAGGGCAATGTGGCGCGAGGAGATGATCTACTCAAGGGATTCGGACTACCTCGTTGCGACGGAGCGTCTGGCCGGTTACCTTCAGGAGGGTTTCGTCAGGACCATCGCCGATGAGGATCCATCCGACTTCAGTCCGCATGAGTTACTGGCCTGGTCCACAGTGCATGGATTGGCCTGTCTGTTTGTCGACGGCCCGGTCGCCAGGGAGAAAGATCGTGAAGATAAGCTACAGTTGGCGAACGCCGTATTGACACAGGTTCTCCCTGTGTTTCCGCAATAGTTACCTTCGCGAACCGGGTAATGGAGGAATGAACACTCTGCATATCCAGCTCCGGACGGGATTTGCCGGAAACGGCTGAATAGTTGCGTCCCCCCTTTAACTGGGCAAACTAACGTCGGGTTCAGTGAATAGATTGCAAGCGGGTTAAGAACACGTTTGGCCAGGTCGGGCGATTGGTCGTATCAGAAGTGCTCCTCCACGCGTACCGAGTCAAAGCCGATATCCAGCCCCACCTCGGTGGCGTGGTCCAGGCTGTGATAGACCCGTTCTCGTCCAGAGTGATCGGTCAACACCAGTGTTTCGCCGTTTACGGTATGTAACAGCAGCCGCCAGCCTTCGCTCTGTTCCGAGGGTTCCGTTACCGCCTCACTGAGTCGGCCCGCCTCGAATTCCGCTTTGATGTGCATCAGGTCCATAAAGTCTCCCTGCGAAATATTGCCTTACTCTTAACTTCAAGTGTAGCTCGTCCCTAATAGTGCCTGAGATACGGCTACCACCCCTGTAGGTTGGTAACAGTTTGTCCTATCTGGTTTTTTTTATAGAGGCGAATTTCCGCTTGGTCTGAATGAGACCGAAAGCGTCTCGACACATAAAAATGCGACAAAGGCGGATAAACCGAGAGCGAAATGTGTTCATGAAACTGTCACATTCCAATTACAGCTCTCAATGCGTAGTGGTCTCTTTCGCACTTGTGGTACCAAATGCTGTATCTGAACGATAATGTTATGTTATAACATTTTAATCCATTAGACATGAGGCCTTGGCAATATGAAAAAAATCAATCCTGGAGCTATTGTATTTTCAATCTCCCTGCTTGGCAGTTCAATCCAAATACATGCAGCTGAGTCGGATCACGAACAGCATGAGGCTCATGTCCATGGTGAGGCGCAGTTAATGATCGCCGTAGAGGGCGATGCCCTCGAAATTGAATTTCACACGCCGGCCATGAACATCGTGGGCTTTGAACACAGGCCGGCCGATGAGGCTCAGATCCAGGCAGTCGAATCAGCCATTGGCACCCTGAAGCAACCGGACCTGGTATTCAGCATCCCCTCCACGGCCAAATGTGAACCTGTTTCTATCGAGGTAGAGTCACCTCTTGCGGAACATGCGGAACATGCGGAACATGCGGATCACGATCATGAAGAAGAGACTCATTCCAACTTCACGGGACACTATCACTTCCGATGCGCGGAGATCTCACATCTGGAGAAGATTGACATCAAGCTCTTTGAACAGTTTCCAGGTACCGAGGTCATCGAGGTGCAGAGCATTTCAAAACGGGGGCAACAGAAGATAGACTTGACCCCGGGACAGAGTGCTCTGGAACTCTAGGGGTAATTAACACCGTGCAAAAACCTGATTAACCTGATGGCGCAAACAGCTGCGATAGAGGTTAAGGATCTCCGATTCAGATGGCGCAAAGAGCTTCCTGAGGTGTTGCACATCGATGCGCTTGAGGTGGCTCGTGGCGAGCGTATCTTTATTCGCGGCGCCAGCGGCAGCGGCAAGAGTACACTGCTGGCGCTGCTCGCCGGCGTGAATCTGCCAACCGGGGGTGATGTGGCGATCCTTGGGGAGACCATCAACCGTCTCTCCAGCGCCAGGAGGGACCATTACCGGTCCGATCATATCGGTTTTATATTCCAACTGTTCAATCTTATTCCCTATCTCTCTGTGCTTGACAACGTTACCCTGCCTTGTCGTTTCTCGCGTTTGCGCAAAGAGAAAGCGACAGTATCGGGAAACAGCCTCCAGGATGAAGCCATGCGGTTACTGGCACACCTGGATATGGCGGATGAGGATCTCATCGATCGCCCGGTAACCGAACTGAGTGTCGGCCAGCAGCAACGTGTTGCGACGGCGCGGGCCTTGATCGGCGCTCCCGGGATCATCATTGCCGATGAACCGACCTCTGCCCTCGACAGCGATATGCGACAGGCATTTCTCCGGCTGTTGTTCCAGGAGTGTGAAGAGACAGGCTCGACCCTGCTCTTCGTCAGCCATGACCGCCAGCTCGAGACCCTGTTCGAGCGTCATATCACCCTGGACGAGGTCAACCGGGCAGGGCAGGGGGCGATCTGATGGCGATTCTCTCTCTTGCATTCAAAAGCCTATTGAATCGCCGCTTTACCGCGGGCCTGGTGTTGTTGAGTATCGCTCTCAGTGTCTCATTGCTGCTGGGGGTGGAACGACTGCGGGTGGAATCCCGCAACAGCTTCGCCAACACCATCTCCGGTACTGACCTGGTCGTCGGCGCGCGCAGCGGCGCTATCAACCTGCTGCTCTACTCGGTATTCCGCATCGGAGACGCCACCAATAATATTTCATGGAGGAGCTATAAAAAGTTTGCCGACCACCCTATGGTGAAATGGACCATCCCTATCTCACTGGGTGATTCTCACTTGGGCTACCGGGTGATGGGGACCAGCCGGGACTATTTCCAATACTACAAGTACGCGAATAAGCGATCCTTGTCATTTCGCCAGGGGCAGCCTTTCGAAAAGGTCTATCAAGCCGTACTGGGGCATGAGGTGGCTGGGGAACTCGGTTATCAAATTGGCCAGGAGATCGTGATCGCCCACGGCGCCGGCAAGACCAGCTTCACCCTGCACGATGACAAGCCGTTCAGGGTGGTGGGGATACTCAAACCCACGGGCACGCCGGTGGATCGTACCGTGCATGTACCGCTCGAGGGCATACAGGCGATCCATGCGGATTGGGTTGCCGGGAGACAGGTGAGAGGCCTCAATGTCAGTGCTGAAGAGGCCCTTGAGAAGGACCTGACGCCGAAGGCGATCACTGCCTTCCTGGTGGGGCTGAAAAGCAAGATCGCCACCTTTCGGGTGCAGCGCGAGATCAACGACTACCGCAAGGAGCCCCTGCTCGCGGTGCTGCCAGGGGTGGCGCTGCAGCAGCTCTGGGACCTGATCGGCGTGGCGGAAAACGCCCTGCTTATCATTACCGTACTGGTGGTGGCCGTTGGTCTGATCGGCATCCTGACGGTGATGCTTGCGAGTCTCAACGAGCGCCGGCGCGAGATGGCGATCCTGCGCTCGGTGGGGGCGCGTCCGGGACATATCCTGCTTCTGGTCACCGGTGAGAGTCTCTTGCTCAGCCTGATCGGGATCACCCTGGGCTTGCTGCTGCTGTATGCCGGGCTGCTTCTTGCTCAGACCTATGTCGAGACCCAGTATGGCCTCCACCTGCCAATCGGCCTTCCATCGATGCGGGAGTGGTTGATCCTGGGGCTGGTCGGAACTTCCGCTCTGGTCATTGGCCTAATACCCGGTTACCGCGCCTACCGCTACTCACTTGCCGATGGCATGAGCATACGAATCTAGAGGACCATTTATGAAATTCTGGGTTATTGTACTGTTATTTTTCTCACTCCTGTCCCTGACACCCGTGCATGCCGAGCCTGCCCAGGAACTGGAGTGGGATGCCATGATTCCCGAGGACTATCGTCCGGATAAGATCATGCAGCAGTTTGGCGATATCAACGCACTTGAAGACGATGATCCCAGGGCGCAGAAGATACTGGAGGAACTGGAGGCGGCCTGGGCGGAGGCGCCAGTGGTTGAAAGCCTGGATGGCAAACGGGTCAAGCTTCCCGGTTTCGTGGTGCCCATTGAAGGAGACGGCAAGAAGCTGACCGAGTTTCTGCTGGTACCCTACTATGGCGCCTGTATCCATGTACCTCCCCCCCCAGCCAATCAGACCGTCTATGTGAAGGTGCCCAAGGGTGACGCGAAGATACGTCAGGCCTTCGATACGGTCTGGGTATACGGGATTCTGAGTGCCAAATCCTTTGACAGTGACCTGGCGACCGCCGGGTATCAGATAGAGGCGGAAGAGGTGACACCCTACGAATGAGTATGGCCTGGCGATCATTCGCCGTTACAATAATCCTGTGTGGTGTTAGTTACTCCCAGCTTCATGCCAGGGAAGTGGTTTGCCATATCCATGCGCCGGATGACTACACACCATTCAGTGACCAGCCTCTTGTCATACCGGCAGTGGGGGATCGGAAAGGGTGTGAAGAGCTGAATCAGCTGCGCTTCGGCTCAAGGGGAAGATGCCATTGCGTAGAAGATTCAATCGGTATGGATAGACCCGGTCCTATGGATCTTATGCAATTCAAGGCACAAGAAGGTCAACTACCCTGAAAGAGATTGGTTTATAAGTGAAGGCGCTTGGAATCGATCGTGTTTGCGTATGCTGAAAAGATCACAGTAAATTTCATAATAGGCGACTTGGTGTGTACTCTGATGTTTGCTTGAATGCTATTTCTTGGCTTGT comes from the Candidatus Thiodiazotropha sp. CDECU1 genome and includes:
- a CDS encoding ABC transporter permease, with protein sequence MAILSLAFKSLLNRRFTAGLVLLSIALSVSLLLGVERLRVESRNSFANTISGTDLVVGARSGAINLLLYSVFRIGDATNNISWRSYKKFADHPMVKWTIPISLGDSHLGYRVMGTSRDYFQYYKYANKRSLSFRQGQPFEKVYQAVLGHEVAGELGYQIGQEIVIAHGAGKTSFTLHDDKPFRVVGILKPTGTPVDRTVHVPLEGIQAIHADWVAGRQVRGLNVSAEEALEKDLTPKAITAFLVGLKSKIATFRVQREINDYRKEPLLAVLPGVALQQLWDLIGVAENALLIITVLVVAVGLIGILTVMLASLNERRREMAILRSVGARPGHILLLVTGESLLLSLIGITLGLLLLYAGLLLAQTYVETQYGLHLPIGLPSMREWLILGLVGTSALVIGLIPGYRAYRYSLADGMSIRI
- a CDS encoding DUF3299 domain-containing protein, whose translation is MKFWVIVLLFFSLLSLTPVHAEPAQELEWDAMIPEDYRPDKIMQQFGDINALEDDDPRAQKILEELEAAWAEAPVVESLDGKRVKLPGFVVPIEGDGKKLTEFLLVPYYGACIHVPPPPANQTVYVKVPKGDAKIRQAFDTVWVYGILSAKSFDSDLATAGYQIEAEEVTPYE